The genomic window TAATATTGCTGCCTTTTTCGCCGTATAATTCTCCATAACGAATTGCTGCTCCATTTTCTTTTACATTATAATGTTCTAAATCATCAACAATTTGAACATGATGTGGCGAACCAGTGTTTAAGAACGTATAAGAATCTTTTTTCTGAATTTCATCAACATCAATCATTTGTAAAGAAACAATTGAATCATCATTTACAGAAGCATGATGTAATCCGTCGGTTGCAATAAAAGTAGTTTTGTCATCAATTACTCCCAACTGATTGGCAAAAGCAACCAAACAACGTCCGCCATTGCCGCACATTGAACTTTGGTTTCCATCAGAGTTATAATACACCATTCTAAAATCAGTTTCAGCATCATTTTCAAGCAGAATTAATCCGTCTGCTCCAATTCCGAAACGTCTATCACACAAGCGTTCAATAAGTTTAACATCTTCTTTTGGAAAGAAATTTGAACGATTATCAATCATTACAAAATCGTTCCCGGTTCCTTGATATTTGTAAAATTCTATTTGCATTTTTTAGTCATTAGAAATACAAAAGTACGAACTATTAATTAATGAAATGTTAATCATTGTTAAAGAGCGTTAAACCGTTTTTACAAATAATTTTTTGAAGTAATTTTACGTTAAATAACATGAACATAAAATTCTAATAACTTAATTACAAATTCTAATATGAAAAGATTTTCAGCCTTATTTTTAGTATCATTATTAAGTGGTGCTATTACTCTTGGTGCTTACAAGTTATTATTTGAAAGCAACAATTCTTTTTTTGGAAAAGGAAATTCTGTTGTTACTCTTGCCCCCAATTCATTTAGCAAAAATGTTGGTTTAGCAGCTGAAACAGTAGATTTTACCGAAGCAGCAGACAAAACTATCCATACCGTTGTTCACGTAAAAAATGTTTCGAGAAGAACTGTAAGTAACCCGATGCTTGAATTTTTCTATGGCTATGGAGGACAGCAGCAGCAAGAACAAGTTGGTACTGGTTCTGGTGTAATTATTTCCGAAGATGGATACATCGTTACTAACAATCACGTTATTAAAGATGCTACGGAAATTGAAATTACTTTAAACAATAAAAAATCATACAAAGCCAAGTTAATCGGTACCGATTCAAAAATGGATATAGCACTTTTGAAAATCAATGCTGATCAAAAACTTCCTTATACCGCTTTTGCAAATTCAGACAGCGTAAAAGTTGGTGAATGGGTATTGGCAGTTGGAAATCCGTATAACTTAACTTCTACTGTAACTGCTGGAATTGTTTCGGCGAAAGCCAGAAATTTAGATCAAAGTGGCATTCAATCATTTATCCAGACAGACGCGGCAGTTAATCCAGGAAATAGTGGTGGAGCGTTAGTTAATGCGAGAGGCGAATTAATTGGAATTAATACCATGATTTCCTCAATGACTGGTTCTTATGTTGGATACTCTTTTGCTGTTCCTTCTAATATTGCTCGAAAAATCATCGAGGATATTATGGAATATGGAAATGTGCAAAGAGGAATTTTAGGAGTTGAAGGCGGTGAACTAAACAGTACAGCTTCTAAAGAGTTAGGCATTACAGAAACTCAAGGATTCTACATTAATAGAGTAACTAAAAACTCTGGCGCAGAAAAAGCAGGTTTGGGTAAAGGTGATATTATTATAAAACTCGATGAGCAAAATATTTCTACATACGCAGATTTATCAGGTTACATTAATACCAAACGTCCAAATGATGTTGTAAAAGTGACGTATGTTAAGGACGGAAAAACGAAAACTGTTCCAGTAACTTTAAGTAAAAACGAATTTTACAGTGCTGAATTTAAAGGAATCGAATTAGAAAATATAGATGCTGCAGACAAGAAAAAATTCAGAATTGATTATGGTGTTAAGATCAAAAACATCACAAATGAGAATTTAATGCAGTATCAGAACGAATTACAAGGCAATATCATTTTAAGCATTGATAATGTTAAAGCAACAAATGTTGAAACCGTTTCAAAACTTTTAAGTAAAAAAGATGAAGGCCAAAGTGTTAGAATTGAAATGATAAACAGAAACGGAGAAATATTCAGAATTATAATTTAAGCCGCAGTATTCAGTCCCAGTTTACAGTTTTACAACTGAATGCTAGGAATGCGACTGAAAACTTTAAAAAGGCCATCTTAAGAAATTTAAGATGGCTTTTTTATTTTTAAAATAAATGATAAAATAGTTTACGAAATCGATTGAAATAGATACTTTTGCGCCAAATTATAAAATAAGTGAGCGTTTTATTATTTCAATTTAATCTATTATGAACAACAAATCTTTGTACCAAAAAGAGGTATCATTACAAGTCGACCGAAGAAGAGCTGGTGTCGAATTAATTAAAATCATAAGTGATTTATGGTATGACAAATCGATAGAAATGGTTTTATTTAAAAACCAATTGCTAGACAAAAATGTCAGCGATATCATCAACCTTCATCAATATGCCGGTGAATTTGTTGGAAAACCAATCACTATATTTGATTCTGTAGAAATTGCAAGAGTGGTTTTATCTTTAGATCTGCCACCGGCAAAAATAGATCTAGGAAAACTAACTTACGAATATCGTTTAGAGGATGAAAAATATCCAGATGCAAGATATTTTGTGATGGATAAATTGAAGAAAGCCAAATCGTCAAAAGAAATTCAGCCAAAAGATGTTGTTTTATATGGCTTCGGAAGAATCGGACGCTTATTGGCAAGAGAATTAATGTCTAAAACCGGGAAAGGAAACCAACTGCGTCTGCGAGCAATTGTAACTCGTGATAAAAATGATGCCACAAGTTTAGAGAAACGTGCTTCTTTACTCCGTTATGATTCTATCCATGGTGATTTTCACGGATCTGTAATTGCCGATCCAAAAAGTAATTCTCTAATTATCAACGGAACTACAGTTCATATCATAACGGCAAATTCTCCTGAAGAAATTGATTATACTCAATATGAAATTAATGATGCTTTACTAATTGACAATACTGGAGCCTTTACTACTGAAGAAGCTTTAAAAAGACATTTAAAATCAAATGGAGTTGAAAAAGTTTTACTAACGGCACCAGGAAAAGGAGTTCCAAACATTGTTTACGGAGTAAATCAAAATGAATACAATCCTGATGAAGTTGATATTTTTTCTGCTGCATCATGTACGACTAACGCCAT from Flavobacterium fluviale includes these protein-coding regions:
- a CDS encoding glyceraldehyde-3-phosphate dehydrogenase codes for the protein MNNKSLYQKEVSLQVDRRRAGVELIKIISDLWYDKSIEMVLFKNQLLDKNVSDIINLHQYAGEFVGKPITIFDSVEIARVVLSLDLPPAKIDLGKLTYEYRLEDEKYPDARYFVMDKLKKAKSSKEIQPKDVVLYGFGRIGRLLARELMSKTGKGNQLRLRAIVTRDKNDATSLEKRASLLRYDSIHGDFHGSVIADPKSNSLIINGTTVHIITANSPEEIDYTQYEINDALLIDNTGAFTTEEALKRHLKSNGVEKVLLTAPGKGVPNIVYGVNQNEYNPDEVDIFSAASCTTNAITPVLKVIEETLGVNKGHLETIHAYTNDQNLVDNMHKKYRRGRAAALNMVITETGAGIAVAKALPSLEGKLTSNAIRVPVPNGSLVVLNLEVKKATSIAGINKIMKKYALEGELVEQIKYSLNNELVSSDIVGTSAPSIYDSNATIVSKDGKNIVLYIWYDNEYGYSHQVIRLAKYIAKVRRYTYY
- a CDS encoding trypsin-like peptidase domain-containing protein, with the translated sequence MKRFSALFLVSLLSGAITLGAYKLLFESNNSFFGKGNSVVTLAPNSFSKNVGLAAETVDFTEAADKTIHTVVHVKNVSRRTVSNPMLEFFYGYGGQQQQEQVGTGSGVIISEDGYIVTNNHVIKDATEIEITLNNKKSYKAKLIGTDSKMDIALLKINADQKLPYTAFANSDSVKVGEWVLAVGNPYNLTSTVTAGIVSAKARNLDQSGIQSFIQTDAAVNPGNSGGALVNARGELIGINTMISSMTGSYVGYSFAVPSNIARKIIEDIMEYGNVQRGILGVEGGELNSTASKELGITETQGFYINRVTKNSGAEKAGLGKGDIIIKLDEQNISTYADLSGYINTKRPNDVVKVTYVKDGKTKTVPVTLSKNEFYSAEFKGIELENIDAADKKKFRIDYGVKIKNITNENLMQYQNELQGNIILSIDNVKATNVETVSKLLSKKDEGQSVRIEMINRNGEIFRIII
- the dapF gene encoding diaminopimelate epimerase, with translation MQIEFYKYQGTGNDFVMIDNRSNFFPKEDVKLIERLCDRRFGIGADGLILLENDAETDFRMVYYNSDGNQSSMCGNGGRCLVAFANQLGVIDDKTTFIATDGLHHASVNDDSIVSLQMIDVDEIQKKDSYTFLNTGSPHHVQIVDDLEHYNVKENGAAIRYGELYGEKGSNINFVKKVDNDTFSLRTYERGVEDETLACGTGATAVAIAMNAMGETDKTSINLNVEGGKLVVSFDKKNDGYTNVFLTGPAKFVFKGIIEI